In Candidatus Accumulibacter cognatus, the genomic window CAGGCCGCTTCTTTCATTACTCGCCAGAACGACGTGGTGACGCGAAACGCGCGCTCCCGTCCTTCCAGACAACGCGGCCACTCGGTAGAAAGATCATCCTCTATACGCGACAACGCCAGGTCCCCGACAATCAAGCCCAGCGCATCCGACAAAGGCTCGATATGGGCGGGCCGAATGTCTCCGGTGCCGCCGAACAGGGGTTCGACCGCCCCAAACAGGGTTTCCCGATGCGCAACGTCCGGCCACAGTGCTTCCAGACGCTCTTCGTCCAGAGCCATGATCGACAGGTTTGACTGTGGATCGAGATCTACAGCCAGTACACGGTAGCCCTGCTCGGCAAGCATCCAGGCCACGTGATAGACCAGCGAGGTCTTGCCCACGCCGCCCTTGTTGTTGAAAAACGCGATGCTGATCATGGCCCCTCCCTGTGGATCAGGGCCGCGACTACACCGGGTTGCACCTGAAACGACAGCCGCGCACCGAAGTGCTTTTTGGCAATGGCGATGCCCGCGCCAAATCGCTGTACATACCCCAGTGCCCGCAGCGCCTCGGCCAGATTGGGATTGCGGTAATCCGTGACGCCGGGCTGGCCGAAGTTCTCTACCGTCACGCTGCCAAACGGTCCGCCGGGGTTGTGGATTTCGATGCGGTCATCGAACCAGTACACCCGCACCGGCGCATTCGTCGCCTCGTAGCTGCGGTGCATGTAGGCGTTGCGCACCAGTTGCCGCAACGCAACGAGAGCATAGTCCTCGCCAACCGATTCCCTATCGACGCCAGCGAAATCTATTCGGCGGCGGTTATGGGCTTCGAGTTTTTCCTCCAGGCGGCGGATCTGGTCGGCCACTGTGCCGTGGATGACCTCTTCATCCTGTACCGGGTCGGTGAGGTCGGTTCCAGCAATGCGCAGGAACTGGGTGTAGGCGCCACCGATCCAGTCGGATGGTAACTTGCCGCACACCAGCAGTCCCAGTACGGTGGGCACCGCTTCATTTTCGGCGGCGATCAGTTTGGTTGCGGCGAGCTTTTGCTCAAAACTGCGCTCATTGGCCAGCAGAAGATCGCGCGCCACGAGCGAGGGCAGATACTCCTGCTCGAAGCGCAGCCGGTC contains:
- a CDS encoding putative DNA binding domain-containing protein, with amino-acid sequence MTAFIDAELVALLRDLESDRVERKQSFKGSAPDKVREAVCAFANDLAGHGSPGAILIGATDDGTPAADFAVTDELLRQLADIKTDGNIAPPPTLLVEKRRLASSDFAVITVWPCDTPPVRYKGRIHIRWGPRRGLASAQDERILNERRRHRDRPFDVQPVSGATLEEIDRLRFEQEYLPSLVARDLLLANERSFEQKLAATKLIAAENEAVPTVLGLLVCGKLPSDWIGGAYTQFLRIAGTDLTDPVQDEEVIHGTVADQIRRLEEKLEAHNRRRIDFAGVDRESVGEDYALVALRQLVRNAYMHRSYEATNAPVRVYWFDDRIEIHNPGGPFGSVTVENFGQPGVTDYRNPNLAEALRALGYVQRFGAGIAIAKKHFGARLSFQVQPGVVAALIHREGP